A single genomic interval of Ficedula albicollis isolate OC2 linkage group LGE22, FicAlb1.5, whole genome shotgun sequence harbors:
- the LOC101812477 gene encoding tubulin alpha-1A chain, translated as MGPRKLSAVGASGQDLAPSNAGVGQRGDKRGDPVRRVPPQRECISIHVGQAGVQIGNACWELYCLEHGIQPDGQMPSDKTIGGGDDSFNTFFSETGAGKHVPRAVFVDLEPTVIDEVRTGTYRQLFHPEQLITGKEDAANNYARGHYTIGKEIIDLVLDRIRKLADQCTGLQGFLVFHSFGGGTGSGFTSLLMERLSVDYGKKSKLEFSIYPAPQVSTAVVEPYNSILTTHTTLEHSDCAFMVDNEAIYDICRRNLDIERPTYTNLNRLIGQIVSSITASLRFDGALNVDLTEFQTNLVPYPRIHFPLATYAPVISAEKAYHEQLSVAEITNACFEPANQMVKCDPRHGKYMACCLLYRGDVVPKDVNAAIATIKTKRSIQFVDWCPTGFKVGINYQPPTVVPGGDLAKVQRAVCMLSNTTAIAEAWARLDHKFDLMYAKRAFVHWYVGEGMEEGEFSEAREDMAALEKDYEEVGVDSVEGEGEEEGEEY; from the exons atGGGACCACGAAAACTGAGCGCAGTGGGTGCATCTGGGCAGGACCTGGCCCCGTCCAATGCTGGGGTGGGCCAGAGAGGGGACAAGAGGGGTGACCCGGTGCGGCGTGTGCCCCCACAGCGCGAGTGCATCTCCATCCACGTGGGCCAAGCGGGCGTGCAGATCGGCAATGCGTGCTGGGAGCTGTACTGCCTGGAGCACGGCATCCAGCCCGACGGGCAGATGCCCAGCGACAAGACCATCGGCGGGGGGGACGACTCCTTCAACACCTTCTTCAGCGAGACGGGCGCCGGCAAGCACGTGCCCCGGGCCGTGTTCGTGGACCTGGAGCCCACGGTGATCG ACGAGGTGCGCACCGGGACGTACCGGCAGCTCTTCCACCCCGAGCAGCTGATCACGGGCAAGGAGGATGCGGCCAACAACTACGCCCGCGGGCACTACACCATCGGCAAGGAGATCATCGACCTGGTCCTTGACCGCATCCGCAAGCTG GCTGACCagtgcacagggctgcagggcttCCTGGTGTTCCACAGCTTTGGCGGTGGCACCGGCTCTGGCTTCACCTCCCTGCTCATGGAGCGGCTCTCTGTCGACTACGGCAAGAAGTCCAAGCTGGAGTTCTCCATCTACCCGGCCCCGCAGGTGTCCACGGCCGTGGTGGAGCCCTACAACTCCATCCTCACCACCCACACCACCCTGGAGCACTCCGACTGTGCCTTCATGGTGGACAACGAGGCCATCTACGACATCTGCCGCCGCAACCTGGACATCGAGCGCCCCACCTACACCAACCTCAACAGGCTGATCGGGCAGATCGTGTCCTCCATCACGGCCTCGCTGCGCTTTGACGGAGCCCTGAACGTCGACCTGACAGAATTCCAGACCAACCTGGTGCCGTACCCGCGCATCCACTTCCCGCTGGCCACCTACGCCCCGGTCATCTCTGCTGAGAAGGCTTATCACGAGCAGCTCTCGGTGGCCGAGATCACCAACGCCTGCTTCGAGCCGGCCAACCAGATGGTGAAGTGCGACCCGCGGCACGGCAAGTACATGGCGTGCTGCCTGCTGTACCGCGGGGACGTGGTGCCCAAGGATGTCAACGCCGCCATCGCCACCATCAAGACCAAGCGCAGCATCCAGTTTGTGGACTGGTGCCCCACCGGTTTCAAGGTGGGCATCAACTACCAGCCGCCCACGGTGGTGCCCGGGGGCGACCTGGCCAAGGTGCAGCGCGCCGTGTGCATGCTGAGCAACACCACGGCCATCGCCGAGGCCTGGGCCCGCCTGGACCACAAGTTTGACCTGATGTACGCCAAGCGGGCGTTCGTGCACTGGTACGTGGGGGAGGGCATGGAGGAGGGAGAGTTCTCAGAGGCCCGTGAGGATATGGCTGCCCTGGAGAAGGATTATGAGGAGGTGGGGGTGGATTCtgtggaaggagagggagaggaggaaggggaggaataCTAA